The Helicobacter mustelae genome has a segment encoding these proteins:
- a CDS encoding bifunctional 4-hydroxy-2-oxoglutarate aldolase/2-dehydro-3-deoxy-phosphogluconate aldolase: MQAREILQISKIIPVITIHDAKTSIDLARALVHGGIKILEITLRTKEALEAIKILSREVPEATVGAGTVLNAKMLEEVKHAGAKFAISPGLTPTFAKEAKNINLTLIPGVSTASELMLALEFGYKDLKFFPAEAAGGVGMLKSLAAPFHEVKFCPTGGISPDNINDYLHLENVLCVGGSWLSPKELILAKKWDEISQITRDSLAKITK; the protein is encoded by the coding sequence ATGCAAGCAAGAGAAATTTTACAAATCAGCAAAATCATCCCCGTTATCACAATCCATGACGCAAAAACAAGCATTGATCTAGCAAGGGCGCTAGTACATGGTGGCATCAAGATCTTAGAAATCACCCTGCGCACCAAAGAAGCACTAGAAGCCATCAAGATCCTATCCAGAGAAGTTCCAGAAGCTACTGTGGGAGCGGGCACAGTCTTGAATGCCAAAATGCTAGAAGAAGTCAAGCATGCAGGAGCCAAATTTGCCATAAGCCCGGGGTTGACACCTACTTTTGCAAAAGAGGCCAAAAACATAAACCTGACGCTCATTCCTGGGGTGAGCACTGCGAGTGAATTGATGCTAGCTCTTGAATTTGGCTATAAGGATTTGAAATTCTTCCCTGCAGAGGCAGCTGGTGGGGTGGGCATGTTAAAATCCCTAGCAGCTCCGTTTCATGAGGTGAAATTTTGTCCCACAGGCGGCATTAGCCCTGACAATATTAATGATTATTTGCATCTAGAAAATGTGCTTTGTGTGGGGGGATCTTGGCTAAGTCCAAAGGAACTCATTTTGGCAAAAAAATGGGATGAGATTAGCCAAATCACCAGAGATAGTCTCGCAAAAATCACAAAATAA
- the edd gene encoding phosphogluconate dehydratase has protein sequence MKNKKLEQITQKVMERSQKTREAYLERIAGHKGKIQRKDLGCANLAHAYATIPSHIKDKIKENKDLNYAIISAYNDMLSAHQPFKNYPDLIKKEIFNHHAFAQFAGGTPAMCDGITQGYEGMELSLFSRDVIAMSVAIALSHNVFDGAFYLGVCDKIVPGLLIGALSFGHLPSIFVPSGPMASGISNDEKSKMRQLFAQGQISRDKLLESEMKSYHDVGTCTFYGTANSNQMMMEFMGLHLPNSAFIHPNTPLREALVKEAAAHMATSQIKPIGELLGEKNIINAMIGLMATGGSTNHTIHLIAIARAAGIIINWDDFDAISSIIPLLARVYPNGRADVNQFEASGGIAFIIHQLLKEGLLHDDVDTVMGQGMQPYTKNPFLIDGKLTYKDGVKTSKNTEILRDIENPFSKDGGVKILRGNIGRAVIKISAVKEEHQIIKAPALIFHSQQEFLQRFQNKELERDFIAVLPYQGPRANGMPELHKLTPPLGALQDQGFKVALITDGRMSGASGKVPAAIHMSPEALLGGSIAKIKEGDMIVLDAKNGVLEVLVDEKEWNQREAAIFTQKEIFGSGRELFAGFRAQSSSAETGAMSFGGYFQ, from the coding sequence ATGAAAAACAAAAAACTAGAACAAATCACACAAAAAGTCATGGAGCGCAGTCAAAAAACCAGAGAGGCGTATTTAGAGCGCATTGCAGGCCATAAGGGCAAAATCCAAAGAAAAGATTTAGGCTGTGCGAATTTGGCCCATGCTTATGCAACCATTCCCAGCCATATCAAAGACAAAATCAAAGAAAACAAAGATTTAAACTACGCCATAATCTCAGCCTATAATGACATGCTCTCCGCACACCAGCCCTTCAAAAACTATCCTGATCTCATCAAAAAAGAAATCTTCAATCATCATGCCTTTGCGCAATTTGCAGGTGGTACTCCAGCAATGTGTGATGGAATCACTCAGGGCTATGAGGGTATGGAACTAAGCCTGTTTTCACGCGATGTCATTGCCATGAGCGTGGCCATAGCACTCTCTCACAATGTCTTTGATGGGGCTTTTTATCTTGGCGTATGCGATAAAATCGTCCCAGGGCTTTTGATAGGGGCTTTGAGCTTTGGGCATTTGCCAAGCATTTTTGTGCCTTCAGGTCCCATGGCTAGCGGCATCTCCAATGATGAAAAATCCAAGATGCGCCAGCTCTTTGCCCAGGGTCAAATCTCTAGAGACAAGCTATTAGAGAGTGAGATGAAGTCTTATCATGATGTTGGGACCTGCACCTTTTATGGCACAGCCAATTCCAATCAAATGATGATGGAATTCATGGGATTGCATCTACCAAATTCTGCATTCATCCATCCCAATACCCCCTTGAGAGAAGCTCTCGTGAAAGAAGCCGCTGCGCACATGGCCACAAGTCAAATCAAGCCCATAGGTGAGCTCCTTGGCGAAAAAAATATCATTAATGCCATGATAGGCCTCATGGCAACAGGTGGCTCCACCAATCACACCATCCATCTCATCGCCATAGCTAGAGCTGCGGGGATTATCATCAATTGGGATGATTTTGATGCGATTTCTAGCATTATTCCGCTTTTAGCCAGAGTCTATCCCAATGGAAGGGCAGATGTCAATCAATTCGAAGCATCAGGAGGCATCGCCTTCATCATCCACCAACTCCTAAAAGAAGGGCTTTTGCATGATGATGTGGATACTGTTATGGGCCAAGGCATGCAACCCTACACCAAAAATCCTTTTCTCATCGATGGGAAACTCACCTACAAAGATGGGGTGAAAACAAGCAAAAATACAGAGATCTTAAGAGACATAGAAAATCCCTTCTCCAAAGATGGCGGGGTAAAAATCCTGCGCGGCAACATCGGCAGAGCAGTGATCAAAATCTCAGCCGTAAAAGAAGAGCATCAAATCATAAAAGCCCCTGCCCTAATCTTCCACTCTCAGCAAGAGTTTTTACAAAGATTCCAAAACAAAGAGCTAGAACGAGATTTTATCGCTGTTTTGCCCTATCAGGGTCCTAGGGCCAATGGCATGCCAGAGCTCCACAAACTAACCCCTCCGCTAGGAGCCCTGCAAGACCAAGGCTTCAAGGTGGCCCTCATCACTGATGGCAGAATGTCTGGAGCTTCAGGCAAAGTCCCTGCAGCCATCCACATGAGCCCTGAAGCTCTGCTTGGCGGATCCATCGCCAAGATCAAAGAAGGAGATATGATTGTACTTGATGCCAAAAATGGTGTGCTAGAAGTCTTGGTAGATGAAAAAGAATGGAATCAAAGAGAGGCAGCCATATTCACACAAAAAGAGATCTTTGGCTCTGGCAGGGAGCTCTTTGCAGGCTTTAGAGCTCAAAGCTCTAGCGCTGAGACTGGAGCCATGAGCTTTGGTGGATATTTTCAATAA
- the zwf gene encoding glucose-6-phosphate dehydrogenase translates to MQQLKDFEFILFGATGDLAMRKIFPSLYGAYSKGLLSPKGRIIATGRSVLDLGQFLGELEKKSKIHIKNCDEKKWAEFTQNISYVSINLNKLADFKILKNSLDQRCDNRVIYFSISPQYFIKACEHLAQIGFNEKNVKIVLEKPLGMDLKSCQEINDAIAKYYKEEQIYRIDHYLGKEVIQNLLVLRACNPLFLSVWDREHIDCVEITIFEALGVEARGEFYDNTGALRDMLQNHILQILSLIAMKIPKVLDAPSIREAKLELLKKLKPFKKEEIKKQVIRAQYGKSAGFKAYLEEENIREHSQAETFVAIKAQIEDPMWLGVPFYLRTGKRMAESFGQIVISFKNKNLQGYTNKLIIFLQPDNHISLNLKTKKIGNSMDVEEKTLDLHLDDSAAMQPYEKLILDVIEGNQASFNHREELEAAWRWIDPILENWKNNESELYLYPAGSWGPKEALDLVYECSHEWHNC, encoded by the coding sequence GTGCAACAACTAAAAGATTTTGAATTTATTTTGTTTGGCGCCACTGGGGATTTGGCTATGCGTAAAATCTTCCCATCTTTGTATGGAGCTTATAGCAAGGGGTTGCTATCACCAAAGGGCAGGATCATCGCCACGGGAAGGAGCGTTTTGGATTTGGGGCAATTTCTTGGAGAATTGGAAAAAAAATCCAAGATTCACATCAAGAATTGCGATGAGAAAAAATGGGCAGAATTTACACAAAACATCAGCTATGTCTCCATTAATCTCAATAAGCTTGCAGATTTTAAAATTTTAAAAAATAGTCTGGATCAAAGGTGTGATAATCGCGTGATTTATTTCTCCATCTCTCCGCAGTACTTTATTAAGGCCTGCGAGCATCTTGCTCAAATTGGTTTCAATGAGAAAAATGTAAAAATCGTGCTAGAAAAGCCCCTGGGCATGGATCTAAAATCCTGTCAAGAGATCAATGATGCAATTGCCAAATATTACAAAGAGGAGCAAATTTATAGGATTGATCATTATTTGGGTAAGGAAGTCATTCAAAATCTCTTGGTTTTGCGGGCCTGCAATCCACTTTTTCTCTCTGTGTGGGATAGGGAGCATATTGATTGCGTGGAGATTACGATTTTTGAGGCCTTGGGAGTGGAAGCTCGGGGTGAGTTTTATGACAACACTGGGGCTTTGCGAGACATGCTCCAAAATCACATCCTGCAGATTCTCTCTTTGATTGCCATGAAGATCCCCAAGGTCTTAGATGCCCCCTCCATCAGAGAGGCAAAGCTAGAACTTCTCAAAAAACTCAAACCCTTCAAAAAAGAAGAAATCAAAAAGCAGGTCATCCGAGCTCAATATGGTAAAAGCGCTGGATTTAAGGCTTATTTGGAAGAGGAGAATATCAGAGAACATAGCCAAGCAGAGACTTTTGTAGCCATCAAGGCTCAGATTGAAGATCCCATGTGGCTTGGCGTGCCATTTTATCTGAGGACTGGCAAGAGAATGGCTGAGTCTTTTGGTCAAATTGTCATTTCTTTCAAAAACAAAAATCTACAAGGCTATACCAACAAGCTCATCATTTTCCTACAACCAGATAATCACATTTCCCTAAATCTCAAAACTAAAAAAATTGGCAATAGCATGGATGTAGAAGAAAAAACCCTGGATTTGCATCTGGATGATTCTGCCGCAATGCAGCCCTATGAAAAGCTGATTTTGGATGTTATAGAAGGCAATCAAGCTTCTTTTAATCATAGAGAAGAATTGGAGGCTGCTTGGAGGTGGATTGATCCAATCTTGGAGAATTGGAAAAATAATGAAAGTGAGCTCTATCTCTATCCTGCAGGTAGCTGGGGACCAAAAGAAGCCCTGGATCTGGTGTATGAGTGTTCTCATGAGTGGCATAATTGTTAA
- the pgl gene encoding 6-phosphogluconolactonase — protein sequence MAFRFYEFSNSQECNLSLVSWLGEFLTEKALLNGGASLAVSGGKSPVALFELLSREKIAWDKICISLVDERIVSLESEDSNTALVKSHLLQNSAKGASFIPILKDPSLSLELLLEFANKHYRQADLAILGMGLDGHTASLFPEASEFEHALESEQNIISTTPKNAPYQRLSMSLKALKKTKKLILTLKGEDKKKVFEEASLGVNPKLPISYILHSREVDCDVYYSK from the coding sequence ATGGCTTTTCGTTTTTATGAATTTTCCAACTCGCAGGAATGCAATCTCTCCCTGGTCTCTTGGTTGGGGGAGTTTCTGACAGAAAAGGCTTTGCTAAATGGCGGCGCTTCTTTGGCTGTATCTGGTGGAAAATCCCCAGTGGCCTTGTTTGAGTTATTGAGTCGGGAAAAAATTGCCTGGGACAAGATTTGCATCAGTCTTGTGGATGAGAGAATCGTGTCTTTGGAGAGTGAAGATAGCAATACTGCCCTAGTCAAGTCTCATCTCTTGCAAAATTCTGCAAAAGGCGCTAGCTTTATCCCCATCCTTAAGGATCCTTCTTTGTCCCTAGAGCTTTTACTTGAGTTTGCAAACAAGCATTATAGGCAAGCAGATTTGGCGATTTTGGGCATGGGCCTAGATGGTCATACAGCCTCTTTATTCCCTGAGGCAAGTGAGTTTGAACATGCGCTAGAGAGTGAGCAAAACATCATCTCAACCACTCCCAAAAACGCTCCCTATCAGAGGCTTTCCATGAGCTTGAAGGCTCTAAAAAAAACCAAAAAACTTATCTTGACCCTCAAGGGGGAAGATAAGAAAAAGGTTTTTGAAGAGGCAAGTTTGGGAGTCAATCCCAAACTGCCTATTTCTTACATACTTCATTCAAGAGAGGTTGATTGCGATGTCTATTACTCAAAATAA
- a CDS encoding glucokinase, whose protein sequence is MSITQNKGKELYPRLLADIGGTNARFALELSKSKIEHIEVLACNDYNTIVDAVKAYLSKVGNPVVNYGAFAIANPVVGDWVQMTNHHWAFSIETTRQALDLEVLILINDFTAQAHAISRMPLSELVQIGGNSCAIHAPKAVLGPGTGLGVSGLIPCLDSYIALAGEGGHTTFAPFDDTEVMIWQYAKKKFGHVSVERFLSGSGLCLIYEALSHREGMKNSKMTPELISEQALSGKFPLSRLTLDIFCAMLGTVASDLALTLGARGGVYLCGGIIPKIIEYFKNSPFRTRFENKGRFDAYLAAIPVYVVLAKYPGIHGVAVALENYLKDYFKNKG, encoded by the coding sequence ATGTCTATTACTCAAAATAAAGGCAAGGAACTCTATCCTAGGTTATTGGCTGATATTGGCGGAACAAATGCGAGATTTGCCCTAGAGCTTAGCAAGTCTAAAATCGAGCATATTGAGGTTTTGGCCTGCAATGATTACAATACCATTGTGGATGCTGTGAAGGCGTATTTATCCAAGGTGGGGAATCCGGTGGTCAATTATGGCGCTTTTGCCATCGCTAATCCCGTGGTGGGGGATTGGGTGCAGATGACAAATCATCATTGGGCTTTTTCTATCGAAACTACCAGGCAGGCTCTTGATTTAGAAGTCTTGATTTTAATCAATGACTTTACCGCTCAAGCTCATGCTATTAGTAGAATGCCCCTATCAGAGCTTGTGCAAATTGGAGGCAATTCTTGTGCGATTCATGCACCAAAGGCGGTTTTGGGTCCAGGGACTGGACTTGGAGTGAGTGGACTCATCCCTTGCCTAGATAGCTATATTGCCCTAGCAGGAGAGGGGGGGCATACGACTTTTGCGCCCTTTGATGATACTGAGGTAATGATCTGGCAATATGCTAAGAAAAAATTTGGACATGTTTCTGTGGAGAGATTTTTGAGCGGATCGGGGCTTTGCCTCATTTATGAAGCTCTCTCTCATCGAGAAGGTATGAAAAACTCAAAAATGACTCCAGAGCTCATCAGCGAGCAGGCTCTAAGTGGAAAATTCCCACTCAGTCGTCTGACGCTAGATATATTTTGCGCGATGCTTGGAACGGTTGCTTCTGACCTGGCCTTGACCTTGGGAGCAAGGGGTGGGGTCTATCTTTGTGGAGGAATCATCCCAAAAATCATTGAATACTTCAAAAACTCTCCTTTCAGGACGCGTTTTGAAAACAAGGGCAGGTTTGATGCATATTTGGCCGCTATCCCTGTTTATGTGGTATTGGCCAAATATCCTGGCATTCATGGCGTGGCCGTGGCCCTTGAAAACTATTTGAAAGATTATTTTAAAAATAAAGGCTAA
- the pgi gene encoding glucose-6-phosphate isomerase, translated as MKTFTHLNAWKALNSHFSQIKEVHMRQLFKEDENRGPRYFLQVGDLKLDYSKNRITDETLALLFDLANECSLKEKIHAMFEGEKINNTENRAVLHTALRNQANHSVKLDDMDIMPNIREVLIKMQNFSDSLRTGSWLGYTNQIITDVVNIGIGGSDLGVLMVCKALKNHAHPRLNMHFVSNVDGVQLQDVLSKVHPETTLFIVASKTFSTQETLTNAFTARKWFLDHALDVKHIAKHFVAVSTNKEAVREFGIDLENMFEFWNWVGGRYSLWSAIGLAIMIYLGKENFSSLLEGAHLMDEHFRNAPFEQNMPVLMALIGIWYINFFDSGSHIIAPYDSVLRYFPKFIQQLDMESNGKQVRRDGKRVDYDTGPIIWGDMGINAQHAFFQLLHQGTHLSPIDLIASLSSRGNLPGHHEILLSNVFAQAEAFMRGRNLEEVQKEMAQKGLKEEQIQKLAPHRVFSGNRPSNVLLLDEIHPRSIGSLIALYEHKIFVQGVIWDINSFDQWGVELGKELAHTILSELKGGKTQEHDSSTKHLIQIYKKFNSI; from the coding sequence ATGAAAACTTTCACTCATCTCAATGCTTGGAAGGCATTGAATTCTCATTTTTCTCAGATCAAAGAAGTCCATATGAGGCAGCTGTTTAAAGAAGATGAAAATCGAGGGCCTAGATATTTTCTGCAGGTTGGGGATTTGAAATTGGATTATTCCAAAAACCGCATCACCGATGAGACTTTGGCGCTTTTGTTTGACCTGGCTAATGAATGCTCTTTGAAAGAAAAAATCCATGCGATGTTTGAGGGAGAGAAGATTAACAACACTGAAAATCGAGCTGTTTTGCACACGGCTTTGAGAAATCAGGCAAATCACTCCGTCAAGCTTGATGACATGGACATCATGCCAAATATAAGGGAGGTTTTGATAAAAATGCAAAACTTCTCAGATTCTTTGCGCACGGGCTCTTGGCTTGGCTATACCAATCAAATCATCACAGATGTGGTCAACATAGGTATCGGTGGCTCTGACCTAGGGGTTTTGATGGTGTGTAAGGCTCTGAAAAATCACGCCCACCCAAGGCTAAACATGCACTTTGTCTCCAATGTTGATGGAGTGCAGCTCCAGGATGTTCTGTCAAAGGTCCATCCTGAGACGACTTTATTCATCGTAGCTTCCAAGACTTTCTCCACCCAAGAAACCCTCACCAATGCATTTACAGCTAGAAAATGGTTTTTGGACCATGCTCTAGATGTAAAACACATCGCTAAGCATTTTGTGGCTGTCTCCACAAACAAAGAGGCTGTGAGGGAATTTGGCATAGATTTGGAGAATATGTTTGAGTTTTGGAATTGGGTGGGAGGGCGCTATAGCCTTTGGTCAGCCATAGGGCTGGCCATCATGATTTATCTTGGTAAAGAGAATTTTTCCTCTTTGCTTGAGGGGGCACATTTGATGGATGAGCATTTTCGCAATGCACCTTTTGAGCAAAATATGCCTGTCCTCATGGCATTGATAGGCATTTGGTATATCAATTTTTTTGACTCAGGTAGTCATATCATCGCACCCTATGATTCTGTGCTTAGATATTTCCCCAAATTCATCCAGCAGCTGGATATGGAGAGTAATGGCAAGCAGGTGAGAAGGGATGGTAAGAGGGTGGATTATGACACAGGTCCTATTATCTGGGGGGATATGGGGATCAATGCCCAGCATGCTTTTTTTCAACTTTTGCATCAAGGTACGCATCTAAGCCCCATTGATCTCATTGCATCTCTTAGTAGCAGGGGCAATCTGCCAGGTCATCACGAAATCTTGTTGAGTAATGTTTTTGCCCAAGCAGAAGCTTTTATGCGTGGAAGGAATCTTGAAGAAGTACAAAAAGAAATGGCCCAAAAAGGCCTTAAAGAAGAGCAGATTCAAAAACTTGCTCCCCATAGAGTCTTTTCAGGGAATCGACCTAGCAATGTGCTTTTGCTAGATGAAATTCACCCAAGAAGCATAGGTTCTTTGATTGCTTTGTATGAACACAAAATTTTTGTTCAAGGGGTAATTTGGGATATCAATAGCTTTGATCAGTGGGGGGTAGAGCTTGGGAAGGAGCTGGCTCATACAATTTTATCGGAATTGAAAGGAGGAAAGACTCAAGAACATGATAGTTCTACAAAACACTTAATCCAAATTTATAAAAAATTTAATTCAATTTGA
- a CDS encoding sugar MFS transporter, whose protein sequence is MKTKSNNFALVTLTTLFFVMGFITVLNDILIPHLKGVFDLNYFEAALVQFCFFGAYFISGGFFGKLLDKIGYPTGVILGFLLTALGCILFYPAASTASYPIFLGALFVLACGVVLLQTAGNPFVTLLAPGKEATALTLVQAFNSLGTTLGPFFGAVFILSGTAEYVSKSQEAQSVQIPYLVIAGVLILLAVVVYLLRLPDVRERAEKVSEENNDGKNSIFEYPHLVLGAAGIFFYVGAEVAIGSFLISTMSDIAQIKHETGAKYIAFYWGGAMVGRFIGSAVMSIIPPNRCLAFNAVVNICLIATAVFLGGKVAIVALVAIGFFNSIMFPTIFSLATKNLGKFTSRASGLICMAIVGGALVPPVQGLVADYFDVLESYLVPMLCYFYILFFAVKGYRTK, encoded by the coding sequence ATGAAAACAAAATCAAACAATTTTGCATTGGTGACTTTAACGACATTATTTTTTGTGATGGGTTTTATTACGGTGCTAAATGACATTCTAATCCCGCATCTTAAGGGGGTTTTTGATCTCAATTATTTTGAGGCCGCCCTGGTGCAATTTTGTTTTTTTGGTGCTTATTTTATATCGGGTGGTTTTTTTGGGAAGCTCTTAGACAAGATTGGCTACCCAACTGGCGTAATCTTGGGATTCCTTTTGACAGCGCTTGGATGTATTCTGTTTTATCCTGCTGCTTCCACTGCTTCCTACCCGATATTTTTGGGGGCTTTGTTTGTCTTGGCCTGTGGTGTGGTGCTTTTGCAGACTGCGGGAAATCCCTTCGTGACCTTGCTAGCCCCTGGCAAAGAAGCCACGGCCCTGACTTTGGTGCAGGCCTTTAACTCTCTGGGCACGACTTTAGGACCGTTCTTTGGTGCCGTGTTCATCCTTTCTGGCACTGCAGAGTACGTAAGCAAGTCTCAAGAAGCTCAGTCTGTGCAAATCCCTTATTTGGTCATTGCTGGCGTGTTGATCCTTTTGGCCGTGGTGGTGTATCTCTTGAGACTTCCTGATGTGAGGGAGAGGGCTGAGAAGGTTAGCGAAGAAAATAATGATGGCAAAAACAGCATCTTTGAATACCCCCATCTTGTTTTGGGTGCTGCTGGCATCTTTTTCTACGTCGGAGCAGAGGTGGCCATTGGCTCATTCTTGATTTCGACTATGTCAGACATCGCGCAGATTAAACATGAGACTGGTGCCAAATATATCGCCTTTTATTGGGGGGGTGCGATGGTAGGGAGGTTTATCGGAAGTGCTGTGATGAGCATCATCCCACCCAATCGCTGCCTAGCTTTTAATGCTGTTGTAAATATTTGTCTTATTGCCACAGCAGTTTTTCTTGGTGGCAAGGTTGCTATCGTGGCTTTGGTGGCCATAGGGTTCTTTAATTCTATCATGTTCCCCACCATCTTCTCTCTAGCCACAAAAAATCTAGGCAAATTCACTAGCCGCGCTTCAGGGCTTATCTGTATGGCCATTGTGGGTGGGGCTCTCGTGCCACCAGTACAGGGATTAGTCGCGGATTATTTTGATGTCCTTGAGTCTTATTTGGTTCCTATGCTCTGCTATTTTTACATTCTCTTTTTTGCGGTGAAGGGTTATCGCACCAAATAA
- a CDS encoding hydantoinase/oxoprolinase family protein, with translation MKYLVNIDNGGTLTDVCVVSGQEVHYTKTLTTPVDLSECFFKGIAKASEEIYGNDGKNEFVKLLHNTDLIRYSSTQGTNALVERKGPKLGFITDNPEIEDKLTDAPHKKELYESLIGDRVMLLHDIKHNKEIGEHLVSAVNALTNKGAERLIIAIKNKEDEKELKHIFLLKFPRHLLGSVPVLFSWEFVHDSSNERRIWSAILNSFLHPTMERFLYSAEHRLRAHKIKNPLLIYRNDGASSRVAKSVALKTYSSGPRGGIEGTKALAKAYGFEHVLMVDVGGTTSDVGEINEHKIVTNRRGDVEGIQVSFELSDVKSYGIGGGSIFRVNERGEITVGPDSVGSAPGPACFGFGGKEATLTDVNVALGIIDPDTYLNGQQKLDKDRAVQVITENIANKLGLKLEDTLLKMEEVYAERLAECLKDKVQKDTVLAAFGGGGPMSACAAARKAGIKTVIVPKLAAVFSAYGISFSDVAQSFERDITGLNKAQIEEIKKEVHDHAKRYMYQEGYSIDDCKTNWDVIVENADGSESHVTTLDDTTQLNKDQRRILAYRVRYELSHPILHATMPKHKKEVKVSGTREVIGEHGVHHDPIINLSEQETAASTHGPAIVEGPFFTARVPKGWSLLVTDNGDLILKDEETK, from the coding sequence ATGAAGTATCTGGTAAATATTGACAATGGCGGGACTTTGACAGATGTTTGTGTCGTGAGTGGTCAAGAAGTGCACTATACCAAAACACTCACCACCCCCGTGGATCTCTCAGAGTGTTTTTTTAAGGGCATTGCCAAGGCCAGTGAGGAAATTTATGGTAATGATGGAAAGAATGAATTTGTAAAGTTGCTACACAATACAGACCTCATTCGCTACTCTTCCACTCAGGGCACGAATGCATTGGTTGAGAGGAAGGGACCAAAGCTAGGGTTTATAACAGACAATCCTGAGATTGAGGACAAGCTCACAGATGCCCCGCACAAAAAAGAGCTGTATGAAAGCCTGATTGGCGATCGTGTGATGCTTCTGCATGATATCAAGCACAATAAAGAAATTGGTGAGCATTTGGTGAGCGCAGTGAATGCGCTGACGAATAAAGGCGCTGAGAGATTGATCATTGCTATCAAAAACAAAGAAGATGAAAAAGAGCTTAAACATATTTTTTTGCTGAAATTCCCTAGACATCTACTGGGTTCTGTGCCGGTGTTGTTTTCTTGGGAATTTGTTCATGATAGTAGCAATGAACGAAGGATTTGGTCCGCGATTTTAAATAGCTTCTTGCATCCTACAATGGAGCGTTTTTTATACTCAGCAGAGCACAGATTAAGGGCGCACAAAATTAAAAATCCTCTTTTGATTTATCGAAATGATGGCGCATCTTCAAGGGTTGCTAAATCTGTAGCGCTAAAGACCTATTCCTCGGGTCCAAGGGGTGGGATTGAAGGCACAAAAGCCCTAGCTAAGGCTTATGGTTTTGAGCATGTGCTAATGGTGGATGTCGGGGGTACCACTTCGGATGTGGGTGAGATTAATGAGCATAAGATCGTCACAAATAGAAGGGGTGATGTAGAGGGCATCCAAGTCTCTTTTGAGCTTAGCGATGTGAAGTCCTATGGTATTGGCGGAGGCTCGATTTTTAGAGTTAATGAGAGGGGTGAGATTACAGTTGGGCCTGATAGCGTTGGTTCCGCACCTGGACCTGCTTGTTTTGGTTTTGGTGGCAAAGAAGCGACCTTGACAGATGTAAATGTAGCACTTGGCATCATTGATCCAGATACCTATCTCAATGGCCAACAAAAGCTAGATAAGGATCGCGCAGTACAGGTCATCACAGAAAACATTGCCAATAAGTTGGGATTAAAGCTTGAAGACACGCTTTTGAAAATGGAAGAAGTCTATGCAGAGAGACTTGCAGAATGCTTGAAAGACAAGGTTCAAAAAGACACCGTGCTAGCAGCCTTTGGAGGAGGCGGTCCTATGAGTGCTTGTGCAGCGGCAAGAAAAGCTGGTATCAAAACAGTGATCGTGCCAAAGTTGGCGGCTGTATTCTCAGCATATGGAATTAGCTTCTCAGATGTTGCGCAGTCTTTTGAGAGGGATATCACCGGTTTGAATAAGGCCCAGATTGAAGAAATCAAAAAAGAAGTGCATGATCATGCAAAGAGGTACATGTACCAGGAGGGCTATTCCATCGATGATTGTAAAACCAATTGGGATGTGATTGTAGAAAATGCAGATGGCTCTGAAAGCCATGTCACAACTCTAGATGACACCACTCAGCTAAACAAAGATCAAAGGCGCATTCTAGCTTACAGAGTGAGGTATGAGCTCTCTCATCCCATATTGCATGCGACCATGCCAAAGCACAAAAAAGAAGTAAAAGTTTCTGGCACTAGAGAGGTGATTGGTGAGCATGGCGTACATCATGACCCAATCATCAATCTATCAGAGCAAGAAACAGCAGCAAGCACTCATGGCCCAGCCATTGTAGAGGGGCCGTTCTTTACAGCTAGGGTACCAAAGGGATGGAGTCTGCTTGTCACAGACAATGGAGATTTAATTCTAAAAGATGAAGAAACCAAATAA
- a CDS encoding acetone carboxylase subunit gamma, which produces MRVPMTEYLMIDLESERWICRMCGHDFGDARDTYKKGTLIYDRNPEEIHQAIIDPKRYKYTFAPDPKFCRIYEYYCPTCGTQIETDYVPPHYPPIIDMLWDIDDLKRRWKEIGKNPEEVINYGPRENAVADLRAKFDKNKK; this is translated from the coding sequence ATGCGAGTTCCCATGACTGAATATTTAATGATTGACTTAGAAAGCGAAAGATGGATTTGTCGGATGTGTGGCCATGATTTTGGTGATGCCAGAGACACCTACAAAAAAGGCACTTTGATCTATGATCGCAATCCCGAAGAAATCCATCAAGCAATTATTGACCCCAAGAGATATAAATACACCTTCGCACCAGACCCGAAATTCTGCAGAATTTATGAATACTACTGCCCAACTTGTGGCACTCAAATCGAGACAGACTATGTACCACCACACTATCCACCTATCATAGACATGCTATGGGATATTGATGACCTCAAAAGAAGATGGAAAGAAATTGGCAAAAATCCCGAAGAGGTCATCAACTATGGACCTCGTGAAAATGCTGTGGCTGACTTGAGGGCCAAATTTGATAAGAACAAGAAATAA